In Amaranthus tricolor cultivar Red isolate AtriRed21 chromosome 3, ASM2621246v1, whole genome shotgun sequence, a single window of DNA contains:
- the LOC130807482 gene encoding protein FLX-like 3 isoform X1, whose protein sequence is MFSMARRNRMTRHFVDIHGLRGGPEPSLNRDILGPVPVNLVVALEEELEIQHIENRRIAAENQHMLHGIVNLEREVVSAKGEIHRLDELIVNLRADNNVKYRDLIERELKLEADLRTTEPLREEVLHFRAETQKLNVVKQDLTGQIQGLVEKIARLRSENDQLYTLRAHVDAVREKLAEARRELEYEKKANQELVEQKGAIEKNLISMAHEIEELRAERMSMDMRGHGLGGGSSYAMPNIRYPGEGAPDDRYGGAWGPYSKHPGH, encoded by the exons ATATTCATGGTTTAAGAGGTGGACCTGAGCCAAGTTTAAACAGAGATATACTTGGACCAGTTCCTGTTAATCTTGTGGTGGCTCTGGAGGAAGAACTTGAAATTCAACACATAGAAAACCGGAGGATTGCTGCTGAAAATCAGCATATGCTTCATGGAATTGTGAATCTTGAAAGAGAGGTTGTTTCCGCAAAAGGCGAAATTCACAGATTGGATGAGCTAATTGTAAATCTTCGTGCTGACAACAATGTGAAGTATAGGGATTTAATTGAAAGGGAATTAAAGCTGGAAGCTGATCTACGCACTACAGAGCCTTTGAGGGAAGAAGTGCTTCATTTTAGAGCTGAAACTCAGAAACTGAATGTCGTGAAACAAGATTTGACAGGTCAAATTCAAGGTCTCGTTGAAAAAATAGCTCGTTTACGTTCTGAGAATGACCAATTGTATACTTTGAGAGCTCATGTAGATGCAGTTCGTGAGAAACTAGCTGAAGCCAG GAGAGAATTGGAATATGAGAAAAAAGCAAATCAGGAGCTCGTGGAGCAGAAGGGTGCTATTGAGAAGAATCTCATATCAATGGCTCATGAGATTGAAGAGCTGCGAGCTGAGCGCATGAGCATGGATATGAGAGGGCATGGACTTG GTGGAGGCAGTAGCTATGCGATGCCAAATATAAGGTATCCAGGTGAGGGAGCTCCTGATGATAGGTACGGTGGAGCTTGGGGCCCTTACAGCAAGCATCCCGGACATTGA
- the LOC130807482 gene encoding protein FLX-like 3 isoform X2, with the protein MARRNRMTRHFVDIHGLRGGPEPSLNRDILGPVPVNLVVALEEELEIQHIENRRIAAENQHMLHGIVNLEREVVSAKGEIHRLDELIVNLRADNNVKYRDLIERELKLEADLRTTEPLREEVLHFRAETQKLNVVKQDLTGQIQGLVEKIARLRSENDQLYTLRAHVDAVREKLAEARRELEYEKKANQELVEQKGAIEKNLISMAHEIEELRAERMSMDMRGHGLGGGSSYAMPNIRYPGEGAPDDRYGGAWGPYSKHPGH; encoded by the exons ATATTCATGGTTTAAGAGGTGGACCTGAGCCAAGTTTAAACAGAGATATACTTGGACCAGTTCCTGTTAATCTTGTGGTGGCTCTGGAGGAAGAACTTGAAATTCAACACATAGAAAACCGGAGGATTGCTGCTGAAAATCAGCATATGCTTCATGGAATTGTGAATCTTGAAAGAGAGGTTGTTTCCGCAAAAGGCGAAATTCACAGATTGGATGAGCTAATTGTAAATCTTCGTGCTGACAACAATGTGAAGTATAGGGATTTAATTGAAAGGGAATTAAAGCTGGAAGCTGATCTACGCACTACAGAGCCTTTGAGGGAAGAAGTGCTTCATTTTAGAGCTGAAACTCAGAAACTGAATGTCGTGAAACAAGATTTGACAGGTCAAATTCAAGGTCTCGTTGAAAAAATAGCTCGTTTACGTTCTGAGAATGACCAATTGTATACTTTGAGAGCTCATGTAGATGCAGTTCGTGAGAAACTAGCTGAAGCCAG GAGAGAATTGGAATATGAGAAAAAAGCAAATCAGGAGCTCGTGGAGCAGAAGGGTGCTATTGAGAAGAATCTCATATCAATGGCTCATGAGATTGAAGAGCTGCGAGCTGAGCGCATGAGCATGGATATGAGAGGGCATGGACTTG GTGGAGGCAGTAGCTATGCGATGCCAAATATAAGGTATCCAGGTGAGGGAGCTCCTGATGATAGGTACGGTGGAGCTTGGGGCCCTTACAGCAAGCATCCCGGACATTGA